A region of Thermococcus piezophilus DNA encodes the following proteins:
- a CDS encoding NAD(P)/FAD-dependent oxidoreductase, whose translation MSRIAVIGGGIIGVATAYELAKLGEEVILFEKNYFGSGSTFRCATGIRAQFTDEANIRLMKYSIERWEKLGEELEAEIGFRHSGYLFLATSEEEVEAFKNNINLQNRFGVSTRLIEMDEAREIVPILNTEPFLAGAWNPMDGKANPFKTLFAYLAKAKELGVDAREHTEVIGVEREGDEVKAVKFRSNGKVESVKVDAVLNASNAWAPLINEMAGLKKDLIPITPYKHQLVKTEPLKEGQVEPLVCPPSWNDSYVIQDGEDGGIICGSGIEHEAKSLDDYEPTYNFLRGVLRYAVKIIPAIRHAHIVRQWAGFYAKTPDKNPAIGRLLDNFYIAAGFSGHGFMMAPAVAQAMAEFMTKGKSKVPLDWEWYDPYRFERGELRSSAFQIG comes from the coding sequence ATGAGTAGAATAGCGGTAATCGGCGGCGGGATAATCGGCGTTGCTACGGCCTACGAGCTGGCGAAGCTGGGGGAGGAGGTAATTCTCTTTGAAAAGAACTACTTCGGCTCTGGCTCCACCTTCCGCTGTGCAACCGGCATAAGGGCACAGTTCACCGATGAGGCGAACATAAGGCTCATGAAGTATTCCATCGAACGCTGGGAGAAGCTTGGAGAGGAACTCGAAGCGGAGATAGGGTTCAGGCACTCGGGATACCTCTTCCTAGCCACGAGCGAGGAGGAGGTCGAAGCCTTCAAAAACAACATAAATCTCCAGAACAGATTTGGGGTCTCCACAAGGCTAATCGAGATGGACGAGGCCAGAGAAATCGTTCCCATCCTGAACACCGAGCCGTTCTTGGCCGGGGCCTGGAACCCCATGGATGGTAAAGCAAATCCCTTCAAGACGCTCTTCGCGTATCTGGCCAAGGCCAAGGAGCTGGGCGTCGATGCCAGGGAGCACACCGAGGTAATCGGAGTAGAGCGCGAAGGTGATGAGGTTAAGGCGGTTAAGTTCAGGAGCAACGGGAAGGTTGAGAGTGTTAAGGTCGATGCCGTTTTAAACGCCTCCAATGCATGGGCACCGCTCATAAACGAGATGGCAGGGCTTAAGAAGGACCTGATCCCGATAACCCCTTACAAGCACCAGCTTGTGAAGACCGAGCCTCTTAAGGAAGGTCAGGTCGAACCGTTGGTATGCCCCCCAAGCTGGAACGACAGCTACGTTATTCAAGACGGCGAGGACGGCGGAATAATCTGCGGCTCGGGAATAGAGCACGAGGCCAAAAGTCTGGACGACTACGAACCAACCTACAATTTCCTGAGGGGCGTGCTGAGATACGCAGTGAAAATAATTCCCGCCATCAGACACGCCCATATCGTTCGCCAGTGGGCCGGCTTCTACGCTAAAACGCCTGACAAGAACCCTGCCATAGGAAGGCTCCTCGACAACTTCTACATCGCTGCCGGCTTCAGCGGCCACGGCTTCATGATGGCTCCAGCGGTTGCCCAAGCGATGGCGGAGTTCATGACCAAAGGAAAAAGCAAAGTGCCCCTCGACTGGGAGTGGTACGACCCGTACAGATTCGAGCGCGGCGAACTGAGGAGCTCGGCCTTTCAGATAGGCTGA
- a CDS encoding AbrB/MazE/SpoVT family DNA-binding domain-containing protein: MSQPKRGIIEPLAKFHAQVYRNGRIAVPKNERDYYGLDQHDIVELIVRKYEGDKIIGRGWFLAQLTVRGVLTIPLGLRRELSISDGDFVEVLLIGFIRIEDVIGDHGLRIMKALRSNEYKLISEEDEKRLLSMLSKGIYHISYFGE; encoded by the coding sequence ATGAGCCAGCCAAAACGAGGAATAATAGAGCCACTAGCGAAGTTCCACGCCCAAGTTTACCGCAACGGCAGAATAGCGGTACCTAAGAACGAGCGAGATTACTACGGACTGGACCAGCACGACATAGTCGAGCTAATCGTGAGAAAATACGAAGGCGATAAAATCATAGGTAGAGGCTGGTTTCTGGCACAGCTGACTGTTAGGGGAGTTTTAACAATTCCTCTCGGCCTAAGACGTGAGTTAAGTATCTCAGATGGCGATTTTGTGGAAGTTCTGCTCATTGGGTTCATCAGGATTGAAGACGTAATTGGAGATCATGGGTTGAGAATCATGAAGGCTCTACGCTCGAATGAATACAAACTCATCTCAGAAGAAGACGAGAAGAGACTTCTCTCTATGCTCTCTAAAGGTATATATCATATATCTTATTTTGGCGAATAA
- a CDS encoding (2Fe-2S)-binding protein, which yields MSGKKIVCRCNDVTVEDVERLIDSGITDIEEIKRLLRIGMGPCQGRTCIPIVISILARKTGRKPEGIPLPKARVPIRPVRVEVLVGGGDE from the coding sequence ATGAGCGGGAAGAAAATCGTCTGCCGCTGCAACGATGTAACCGTTGAGGACGTCGAGAGGCTCATCGACTCAGGCATCACCGACATCGAGGAAATTAAGAGACTCCTCAGAATAGGCATGGGGCCATGCCAAGGAAGGACTTGCATTCCGATTGTAATCTCAATCCTCGCAAGGAAGACCGGGAGGAAACCTGAGGGGATACCCCTGCCTAAAGCGAGGGTTCCCATCAGGCCCGTCCGCGTTGAGGTTCTCGTGGGTGGTGGCGATGAGTAG
- the pyrH gene encoding UMP kinase, which yields MRIVFDIGGSVLVPDDPDIDFIKAIAYELTKISEDHEVAVVVGGGKVARKYIKAAKTFTPNETFKDYIGIHITRANAMLLIAALGEKAYPFVVQDFRKAWEVIQLKKIPIMGGTHPGHTTDAVAALLAEYLQADLLIVVTNVDGVYDSDPRKNPDAKKLDRITVDQLVEIAMQGESKAGGSSVVDALAAKFIQRGKIRTYIVGKKDAYSLFDVIKGKHSGTVVEP from the coding sequence ATGAGGATAGTTTTTGACATAGGCGGTTCAGTTCTCGTTCCGGACGATCCCGACATCGATTTTATCAAGGCCATCGCATATGAGCTCACCAAGATAAGCGAGGACCATGAGGTGGCTGTGGTAGTCGGCGGCGGCAAAGTGGCGCGCAAGTACATCAAGGCCGCGAAGACCTTTACGCCCAACGAGACCTTCAAGGACTACATAGGAATTCACATCACCAGAGCCAACGCAATGCTCCTAATAGCTGCGCTCGGCGAGAAAGCTTATCCCTTCGTCGTCCAGGACTTCAGGAAGGCCTGGGAGGTCATACAGCTCAAGAAGATACCCATAATGGGCGGAACTCACCCAGGACACACGACCGATGCGGTCGCTGCCCTTCTCGCCGAGTACCTGCAGGCCGACCTTCTGATCGTGGTCACCAACGTTGACGGTGTCTACGACAGCGATCCGAGGAAGAATCCTGACGCAAAGAAGCTCGACAGGATAACCGTGGATCAGCTCGTTGAAATTGCCATGCAGGGCGAAAGCAAAGCTGGAGGGAGCAGCGTAGTTGATGCCCTTGCTGCGAAGTTCATCCAGCGCGGCAAGATAAGGACATACATCGTGGGCAAGAAGGACGCTTACAGCCTCTTCGATGTGATAAAGGGGAAGCACAGCGGGACGGTTGTGGAGCCGTGA
- a CDS encoding dihydroorotate dehydrogenase, with product MAKLEVEVAGIKLDNPLILASGINDKTPEQWIRAHREGAGGVVTKSIGIEPRNGYDNPTIVELPYGLINAMGLPNPGWRGFLEMIKDYTFDFPLIVSIFGGTPEEFAFLAEKLSDVADAFELNLSCPHAKGYGMEIGQRPEMVYEVVKAVKDATDKPVMAKLTPNIDDITKLGLAAERAGADAVSAINTLKAIVIDVYARRPILSNRVGGYSGPGVKPVALRAVYDLARILDIPLMGMGGITTWQDAVEFLLAGASALQIGTAVSLRGWKVFREINEGIERYLESEGFSSVEEIVGLALE from the coding sequence GTGGCCAAACTTGAAGTTGAGGTTGCCGGGATTAAGCTTGATAACCCGCTCATTCTTGCCTCCGGCATAAACGACAAGACGCCTGAACAGTGGATAAGAGCCCACCGCGAAGGAGCAGGCGGAGTTGTTACAAAATCGATAGGAATCGAGCCGAGAAATGGCTACGACAACCCCACTATCGTGGAGCTTCCTTATGGACTGATAAACGCGATGGGGCTGCCGAATCCTGGCTGGAGGGGCTTTCTGGAGATGATTAAGGACTATACCTTCGACTTTCCGCTGATAGTCTCGATTTTTGGGGGAACGCCGGAGGAGTTCGCCTTTCTCGCTGAAAAACTGAGCGACGTGGCAGATGCTTTCGAGCTCAACCTTAGCTGCCCCCATGCGAAGGGCTACGGCATGGAGATAGGTCAGAGGCCGGAGATGGTCTACGAGGTCGTCAAAGCAGTAAAGGACGCGACGGATAAGCCAGTAATGGCGAAGCTCACTCCTAACATAGATGATATCACAAAGCTCGGACTCGCCGCTGAAAGGGCTGGAGCAGATGCGGTCTCGGCCATAAACACCCTTAAGGCTATAGTCATAGACGTCTACGCGAGAAGACCAATACTGAGCAACCGAGTCGGCGGCTACTCCGGACCGGGTGTTAAGCCCGTCGCCCTGAGAGCCGTCTACGATTTGGCGAGGATCCTCGACATCCCCCTCATGGGGATGGGTGGAATAACGACCTGGCAGGATGCAGTTGAGTTCCTCCTTGCCGGGGCTTCGGCCCTTCAGATTGGAACGGCCGTCTCGCTCCGCGGGTGGAAGGTCTTTAGGGAGATTAACGAGGGAATCGAGAGATACCTTGAAAGTGAGGGTTTTTCGAGCGTGGAGGAGATAGTGGGCCTGGCCCTGGAGTAA
- a CDS encoding FAD-dependent oxidoreductase, translating into MRLNEHPVLRFEHGREITIYFEGRPIRAYEGETIATALHAAGIRVLNYSPNEKRPRGLFCAIGKCSSCLMVVNGIPNVRTCITLVEDGMRIERQHGRAKLPREAKPPEFRDAKVVTADIVIIGGGPAGLMAAIHAADAGARVVLLDENHMLGGQLVKQTHKFFGKREQFAGVRGVEIARILEEELKKRENIEIFLETSAVGIFQEGDEKLVLAVRKNRELLEFRGRAIVVATGAMEKMIPFENNDLPGIYGAGAIQTLMNTYGVKPGDRVLIVGAGNVGLILAYQLIQAGVEVKAIVEAMPKVGGYFVHAAKVRRLGVPILTRHTILRAEGKEKVERAVVAQLDENWQVTPGTEKTFEVDVIALAVGLRPSIELLHQVGCQIKYVRELGGHVAVRDEWMETTVRGIFIAGDSAGIEEATTAMLEGKIAGIAAALRLGIANESWVKGLETAQRDLDEFRSGPFGRHIADGIRKILAEVRA; encoded by the coding sequence ATGCGCCTCAATGAGCATCCTGTTCTGAGATTTGAGCACGGCAGGGAAATCACGATATACTTTGAGGGACGGCCAATCAGGGCCTATGAGGGTGAAACAATAGCTACGGCCCTTCACGCCGCTGGAATTAGGGTTCTAAACTACTCGCCCAACGAGAAGCGCCCAAGGGGCCTCTTCTGCGCCATCGGCAAGTGCTCCTCCTGCTTGATGGTAGTGAACGGAATTCCAAACGTGAGAACCTGCATAACACTCGTCGAGGATGGTATGAGGATAGAGCGCCAGCATGGGAGGGCGAAACTGCCGAGAGAAGCCAAACCACCAGAGTTCAGGGACGCAAAGGTAGTAACTGCCGACATTGTCATCATCGGCGGCGGGCCTGCAGGACTTATGGCAGCAATTCATGCGGCGGATGCGGGAGCTAGGGTTGTTCTCCTCGATGAGAACCACATGCTCGGCGGCCAGCTCGTCAAGCAGACGCACAAGTTCTTCGGAAAGCGCGAGCAGTTCGCCGGTGTTAGGGGCGTTGAGATAGCGAGAATCCTTGAAGAGGAACTCAAGAAGAGGGAGAACATTGAAATATTCCTTGAAACTTCCGCGGTGGGAATCTTTCAGGAAGGCGATGAAAAGCTCGTCTTGGCAGTCAGGAAGAACCGTGAGCTATTGGAGTTCAGGGGGAGGGCCATCGTAGTGGCCACAGGCGCGATGGAGAAGATGATACCCTTCGAAAACAACGACTTGCCGGGAATCTATGGTGCTGGAGCTATTCAAACGCTCATGAACACCTACGGCGTAAAACCTGGTGATAGAGTTCTCATCGTTGGAGCTGGAAACGTGGGGCTTATCTTGGCTTACCAGCTCATACAGGCGGGCGTAGAAGTCAAAGCAATAGTCGAGGCGATGCCGAAGGTCGGCGGCTACTTCGTCCACGCGGCGAAGGTCAGAAGGCTTGGCGTTCCGATACTCACGAGGCACACGATTCTTCGCGCTGAGGGAAAGGAGAAGGTAGAGAGAGCTGTTGTGGCTCAGCTCGACGAGAACTGGCAGGTAACTCCCGGGACTGAGAAAACTTTCGAGGTTGACGTCATAGCCCTTGCCGTTGGACTAAGGCCGAGCATAGAACTTCTTCACCAGGTGGGCTGTCAGATAAAGTACGTCCGCGAGCTCGGCGGTCACGTGGCGGTTCGCGACGAGTGGATGGAGACAACCGTTCGGGGAATCTTCATTGCTGGTGACTCAGCCGGAATAGAGGAGGCGACTACTGCGATGCTTGAGGGGAAGATAGCGGGTATTGCCGCGGCTCTCAGACTCGGCATAGCCAATGAGAGCTGGGTGAAGGGGCTTGAGACTGCCCAGCGCGACCTCGATGAGTTCCGCTCCGGACCGTTCGGCAGGCACATCGCTGATGGGATAAGGAAGATACTGGCGGAGGTGAGAGCATGA
- a CDS encoding ATP-binding protein, with amino-acid sequence MSLALRDILNEYIPKYEEKVAHSENPLLAFGLTKRGKLAYPINEPSHRLIMGQTGAGKTTLAQTLMEIDFLRGRKVFELEPALEAKSERAFMNLPNNDSKMLQVLREKFGIDIEDFKEWPFQTVVYSPPTPRFASFLKKYENSPGIKFFRALTFTESDIIDIIARILPTGSIEGLIVADAYDQYISVVKKRKKRNIEEFKNYVQEIGKGTNVNIENTLMKINRFYHVLKGVKITNGTSLKDMMKNQNEISVFTTHFIERPEDRYIWTFAILVTVYSNWIDNLKRDYLMSFFVADANLLAPNSTRDIIEKLSYFQTLMRQELQIYVKISRGKNMAWTLDTQRHDDLSPSIVSECKEWFIKRMYAREFAPRLGIEPKVLRMLSVEKGIYVGPLTKYKVLLRPPVSRKAAAGEYAPIHFLDAYERWENEEATY; translated from the coding sequence ATGAGTCTGGCCCTTCGGGATATTCTAAATGAATACATCCCCAAGTATGAAGAAAAAGTTGCACATTCCGAGAATCCACTCTTGGCATTTGGCCTGACAAAAAGAGGCAAACTTGCCTATCCAATCAATGAACCAAGTCATAGACTTATAATGGGACAAACGGGCGCAGGAAAAACAACACTCGCTCAAACCCTGATGGAAATAGACTTCTTAAGAGGCCGTAAGGTTTTTGAGCTTGAACCGGCACTTGAGGCCAAATCTGAAAGAGCCTTCATGAATCTCCCCAACAATGACAGCAAAATGCTCCAAGTCCTTCGTGAAAAGTTTGGAATAGACATAGAGGACTTCAAAGAGTGGCCCTTTCAAACGGTCGTTTACAGTCCACCTACCCCGAGGTTTGCAAGCTTTCTTAAAAAGTACGAAAACTCACCAGGAATTAAATTTTTCAGAGCGCTCACTTTCACAGAGAGTGACATTATAGACATTATTGCCAGAATTCTGCCCACTGGTTCAATTGAGGGTCTAATTGTGGCAGACGCATACGATCAGTACATCAGCGTGGTAAAGAAGAGGAAAAAACGAAACATCGAAGAATTCAAAAACTACGTACAGGAAATTGGCAAAGGAACAAATGTAAACATAGAAAACACTCTAATGAAGATAAATAGATTTTATCATGTCCTAAAAGGTGTCAAGATTACAAACGGAACATCACTCAAAGACATGATGAAAAACCAGAACGAGATAAGCGTTTTCACCACCCATTTCATCGAGAGGCCCGAGGACCGTTACATCTGGACCTTTGCCATTCTCGTGACTGTATACTCCAACTGGATTGATAACCTCAAGCGGGACTATCTCATGAGCTTCTTTGTCGCGGACGCCAATCTGCTTGCACCAAACTCCACAAGAGACATCATAGAGAAGTTATCCTATTTCCAGACCTTAATGAGACAAGAACTCCAAATCTATGTGAAGATTTCCCGCGGGAAAAATATGGCCTGGACCCTAGACACGCAAAGGCATGACGACCTAAGTCCAAGTATTGTTAGTGAGTGTAAAGAATGGTTCATCAAAAGGATGTACGCAAGGGAGTTCGCCCCAAGGTTAGGAATTGAGCCAAAAGTCCTTAGAATGCTATCTGTTGAAAAAGGCATCTACGTGGGACCATTGACAAAATATAAAGTCCTCCTGCGACCTCCAGTTTCCCGAAAAGCTGCCGCTGGAGAATACGCACCAATTCATTTTCTCGACGCATACGAGAGGTGGGAGAATGAGGAGGCAACTTATTAG
- a CDS encoding ArsR family transcriptional regulator — protein MMEGEKATTGLVWGIDHVLSRVEKEARILPTAKYLDIAISVAKRAEAIEKQARELPNIYVSKKLELAIESIERWKEAFEYLLRAIYAAEDVSIQIENMKRALGGRASLRTRIIMALLVHGELKANELAKILDKSESTISEALRFLIEMGYVERGKNGLHIRKGIINALFELFDTAYDRLEEEYLLRGDDDK, from the coding sequence ATGATGGAGGGAGAGAAAGCCACAACAGGGTTAGTGTGGGGTATAGATCACGTTCTTTCACGCGTTGAGAAGGAAGCTCGTATCCTGCCAACTGCCAAATACCTTGACATCGCAATTTCAGTTGCAAAAAGGGCAGAGGCAATAGAAAAGCAAGCACGCGAACTGCCGAACATCTACGTTAGCAAAAAGCTTGAACTGGCCATAGAATCAATAGAGCGCTGGAAAGAAGCATTTGAGTACCTTCTCCGCGCCATTTATGCCGCTGAGGACGTTTCTATTCAAATCGAGAACATGAAACGAGCACTTGGAGGACGCGCAAGCCTCCGCACGCGCATCATTATGGCTCTTCTTGTCCACGGAGAACTAAAAGCAAATGAGCTCGCAAAAATTCTTGACAAGAGTGAAAGCACCATTAGCGAAGCCCTTAGATTTCTCATAGAAATGGGCTATGTAGAGAGGGGCAAAAACGGGCTCCACATTCGCAAAGGCATAATTAACGCACTCTTTGAATTATTTGATACCGCTTATGACCGGCTGGAAGAAGAATATCTTCTCAGAGGGGATGATGACAAATGA
- a CDS encoding KamA family radical SAM protein, producing MVRVESALSAFGVEKSPWGLEQGVGHGEFMEIFEPLPEIGEILQKSESLEEAREKLLEFTKNLGWKFKSGEIDVSPIDRWLAIYACDVFENILSPYNEKAAGFSTLEYLWKAAKGDEKTLSIITKGFLEEFRHLFLAMSGKANYSKGWLGPKLEKASIVSPDFSKVHGREAGKLRSDYLDKVYKYIKAWLDRYPSGLDERIIKKREEQRKQLEEYWGIDDEEWFDYRWQFSHVLKGRKGLEILRELNELGIVKVPEEDLEEVERAVKYRIPWGITPYYLHLWDFKEPYKEDRHVRRQVMPPKWYMDNMILHRKDREYAFDFMGEHDTSPIDLVTRRYVMIAILKAFDTCPQICVYCQRNWEVLEPFMAGSFPGWDKIEKAIAWFGERESMIDVLITGGDPFALSNKIIDKIMSRLGEFDHVINIRWGTRIPVTVPMRVTEELAEILGSYIEPGKRNVAVSTHIETAYEVTPEMARAVYNLRRQGIYVYNQLVYQRNVSRRFENVALRIALKKIGIDPYYTFYPKGKIEQRDYLVPIARVIQERKEEARLLPGQFRTDEPIFNVPRMGKNHLRAWQDRELIAIKPDGSRVYLFHPWEKGISETKLYTYTDVPIEEYLRYLESIGEKREDYETIWYYY from the coding sequence GTGGTTAGGGTTGAGAGTGCCCTTTCAGCCTTTGGGGTTGAGAAGTCTCCATGGGGTCTTGAGCAGGGGGTGGGGCACGGAGAATTCATGGAAATCTTCGAGCCACTTCCAGAAATAGGCGAAATTCTCCAGAAGAGCGAGAGTCTTGAGGAGGCAAGGGAGAAGCTCCTGGAATTCACGAAGAACCTGGGGTGGAAGTTCAAAAGCGGCGAGATAGATGTAAGCCCAATAGACAGGTGGCTCGCCATCTATGCCTGCGACGTCTTTGAGAACATTCTCTCGCCATACAACGAAAAGGCAGCAGGCTTCTCAACGCTGGAATATCTCTGGAAAGCCGCCAAGGGCGACGAAAAGACCCTCAGTATTATCACTAAGGGATTCCTCGAGGAGTTCAGGCACCTCTTCCTTGCCATGTCTGGTAAAGCCAACTACTCCAAGGGCTGGCTTGGGCCGAAGCTGGAAAAAGCAAGCATAGTTTCACCCGATTTCAGTAAGGTTCATGGCAGGGAGGCAGGGAAGCTGCGCTCCGACTACCTCGATAAGGTCTACAAGTACATAAAGGCCTGGCTCGACCGCTATCCGAGTGGACTCGACGAGAGGATAATCAAGAAGAGGGAGGAGCAGAGGAAGCAGCTCGAGGAGTACTGGGGCATAGACGATGAGGAGTGGTTCGACTACAGGTGGCAGTTCAGCCATGTCCTCAAGGGCAGGAAGGGCCTTGAAATCCTCAGAGAGCTCAACGAACTTGGCATCGTCAAGGTTCCAGAGGAGGATCTGGAAGAAGTCGAGAGGGCAGTCAAGTATCGCATTCCCTGGGGAATAACACCTTACTACCTCCACCTCTGGGACTTTAAGGAGCCCTACAAGGAGGACAGGCACGTCAGAAGGCAGGTGATGCCGCCCAAGTGGTACATGGACAACATGATACTCCACCGCAAGGACAGAGAGTACGCCTTCGACTTCATGGGCGAGCACGACACCTCTCCGATAGACCTCGTCACGAGGAGGTACGTGATGATAGCGATCCTCAAGGCCTTCGACACCTGTCCGCAGATATGCGTCTACTGCCAGAGAAACTGGGAGGTCCTTGAACCCTTTATGGCAGGCTCGTTCCCAGGATGGGACAAGATAGAGAAGGCTATAGCGTGGTTCGGCGAGCGCGAGTCGATGATAGACGTGCTCATAACAGGAGGAGATCCCTTCGCCCTGAGCAACAAGATTATAGACAAGATAATGTCCCGTCTGGGCGAGTTCGACCACGTCATTAACATCCGCTGGGGAACAAGGATTCCAGTGACCGTCCCAATGCGCGTAACTGAAGAGCTGGCCGAGATACTCGGATCGTATATCGAACCAGGCAAGAGGAACGTGGCCGTCTCGACCCATATAGAAACGGCCTACGAGGTGACCCCAGAGATGGCCAGGGCAGTCTACAACCTTAGGAGGCAGGGAATATACGTCTACAACCAGCTGGTCTACCAGAGAAACGTCAGCAGGCGCTTCGAGAACGTTGCACTTAGAATAGCCCTCAAGAAGATCGGCATCGATCCATACTACACCTTCTATCCCAAAGGTAAGATCGAGCAGAGAGACTACCTCGTGCCGATAGCGAGGGTCATCCAGGAGAGGAAAGAGGAGGCAAGGCTCCTACCGGGCCAGTTCAGGACTGACGAGCCAATCTTCAACGTGCCGAGGATGGGCAAGAACCACCTAAGGGCCTGGCAGGACAGGGAGCTCATAGCCATAAAGCCCGACGGAAGCAGGGTATACCTCTTCCACCCGTGGGAGAAAGGCATCAGCGAGACGAAGCTTTACACCTACACGGACGTCCCGATAGAGGAGTATCTCCGCTATCTGGAGAGCATCGGGGAGAAGAGGGAAGACTACGAGACCATCTGGTACTACTACTGA
- a CDS encoding 4Fe-4S dicluster domain-containing protein encodes MSKIPAYLQRGYITPEELFSIIPKPSEERLRKRPVAVPECPQEIPCAPCREICPTGAISMPTPNDLPVVDYEKCIGCSLCVQICPGLAFFMVHYVGDKARITMPHELLPVPERGEEVVLLNKVGEPVGMGKVITVVPREKSKGDTPIIVVEVPIELAWDVRAVKVVRE; translated from the coding sequence ATGAGCAAGATTCCCGCTTACCTTCAGAGGGGATACATAACGCCTGAGGAGCTCTTCTCGATAATCCCAAAGCCAAGCGAGGAGAGGCTAAGGAAAAGGCCCGTTGCCGTTCCTGAGTGCCCCCAGGAGATTCCGTGCGCCCCCTGCAGAGAAATATGTCCCACCGGAGCAATCAGCATGCCGACCCCGAACGATTTGCCGGTCGTTGACTATGAGAAGTGCATAGGCTGCTCCCTTTGCGTCCAGATTTGTCCCGGGTTGGCCTTCTTCATGGTTCACTACGTCGGCGACAAGGCCCGGATAACGATGCCTCATGAACTTCTCCCAGTCCCTGAGAGGGGCGAGGAGGTTGTTCTTCTCAACAAGGTTGGGGAGCCAGTCGGAATGGGGAAAGTCATAACCGTCGTCCCGAGGGAGAAGAGCAAGGGGGACACGCCGATAATCGTCGTCGAGGTGCCGATTGAGCTGGCGTGGGATGTAAGGGCGGTTAAGGTGGTGAGAGAATGA
- a CDS encoding ATP-binding cassette domain-containing protein — protein MSKTYGRGKDAVKALDDVSFALTEGISYILDPNGSGKSTLIKIIAKLIRPDSGEVRIKGVPLDEYPMEKGRLCV, from the coding sequence TTGAGTAAAACGTACGGAAGGGGGAAAGACGCTGTGAAAGCCCTTGATGATGTCAGCTTTGCCCTTACCGAGGGTATTTCCTACATCCTTGACCCCAACGGCAGTGGAAAGAGCACCTTGATAAAGATAATCGCCAAGTTGATAAGGCCTGACTCGGGAGAGGTGAGGATCAAAGGTGTCCCTCTCGATGAATACCCTATGGAAAAGGGCAGACTTTGCGTTTGA
- a CDS encoding putative toxin-antitoxin system toxin component, PIN family, protein MLVEPAEHFEVSPDPDDNKFFDAVYSARADFLISLDN, encoded by the coding sequence ATCCTTGTTGAGCCTGCTGAGCATTTTGAAGTCTCGCCTGACCCGGATGACAACAAGTTTTTTGACGCGGTGTATTCAGCCAGGGCGGATTTTCTGATAAGCCTCGACAACTGA
- the queC gene encoding 7-cyano-7-deazaguanine synthase QueC, with protein sequence MKRAVVLFSGGLDSTACLYWAKKNYDEVIMLTANYSSNEEKVMNRVAEFFSKELNVPFKVIRLDFLEEFSKLRGTTLVGGETPKVTAEELEDFERAKETAKSVWVPARNVVLISVAASLLDALGGGDIIVGFNAEEGATFPDNTPEFVERMNEMLKYGTMAKVKVVAPLIELDKKGIARLLKELDAKYEYSSSCYMPRGFTDDEKPIHCGECESCVRRHRGLIEAIGEDRTVYAVEPKI encoded by the coding sequence ATGAAGCGCGCGGTCGTTCTCTTCAGCGGTGGGCTCGACTCGACGGCCTGCCTCTACTGGGCGAAGAAGAACTACGATGAAGTTATAATGCTCACCGCAAACTACAGCAGCAACGAGGAGAAGGTTATGAACAGGGTTGCTGAGTTTTTCTCCAAAGAACTCAACGTTCCGTTCAAGGTAATCCGCCTTGACTTCCTCGAGGAGTTCTCGAAGCTCAGGGGGACAACGCTCGTCGGCGGTGAGACGCCAAAGGTTACCGCCGAGGAGCTTGAAGACTTCGAGAGGGCCAAAGAAACAGCCAAAAGCGTCTGGGTTCCGGCTAGAAACGTCGTCCTCATAAGCGTTGCAGCATCACTTTTGGATGCCCTCGGCGGCGGGGACATAATAGTTGGCTTTAACGCCGAGGAAGGGGCGACCTTCCCGGACAACACGCCAGAGTTCGTCGAGAGGATGAACGAGATGCTGAAGTACGGCACCATGGCGAAGGTCAAAGTTGTTGCCCCGCTCATCGAACTCGACAAGAAAGGCATAGCGAGGCTTTTGAAGGAGCTCGATGCCAAATACGAATACTCCAGCTCCTGTTACATGCCCAGGGGCTTCACCGATGATGAGAAGCCAATACACTGCGGTGAGTGTGAGAGCTGCGTGAGGAGGCACCGCGGTCTTATCGAGGCCATCGGCGAGGACAGGACTGTCTACGCGGTGGAGCCGAAGATTTAG